The following is a genomic window from Desulfofarcimen acetoxidans DSM 771.
TTGGTTTGGCCACGGCCAATACAGTTGCTGCTGTCAATGCAGGAGTAAGGTTTATTGATGTTACGGTTAACGGACTTGGTGAGCGAGCCGGTAATGCTAATATGGAAGAAGTGGTGGCAGCCATTAGGATGTCCTGCGGCATAGGTATGAATTGGGCTAATGATAAAATGAAAGCCTTGTCATCATATGTTGCCCGTGCCTCCAATCGAAAGATGCCAAAAACTTTTCATGATTTCAGAAAATCCGGTATTACGCTATATAAATATGTGTAATAATTAAAAAAGATTGACGATGTTGTTAAATGACAGTAAGCAAAGGCGCTTATCAGGGTATTTTTACCTGAGGTGCCTTTTTTTATTATATGTGAGGAGGTAGATATCTTGAGACAGATTGCTATTTACGGAAAAGGCGGTATTGGTAAATCCACCACTACTCAGAATACGGTAGCAGCGTTAGCTGATGCAGGCAAAAAAATAATGGTTGTAGGTTGTGATCCTAAGGCTGATTCCACCAGACTTCTGCTTAATGGTTTGAATCAAAAGACTGTTTTAGATACTTTGCGCGATGAAGGCGAGGATGTAATTTTAGAGGATGTTTTGAGAACGGGTTTTAAAGATGTTAAATGTGTTGAATCAGGCGGTCCTGAACCAGGTGTCGGTTGTGCCGGCCGGGGCATTATTACCTCCATTAATCTATTGGAATCTTTGGGAGCTTATACGGATGACCTGGATTATGTATTCTATGATGTTTTGGGTGATGTTGTTTGCGGCGGTTTTGCCATGCCAATTCGTGAAGGTAAAGCCAGGGAAATTTATATTGTGGCTTCCGGTGAGCTGATGGCCTTGTATGCTGCCAATAATATCTGCAAGGGTGTCCAAAAGTATGCAAAAACAGGTGGGGTAAGAATGGGCGGCATTATATGCAACAGCCGTAAGGTTGATAAGGAGTATGATTTGCTGAAGGCTTTTGCCGAAGAAATAGGAACTCAATTAATTCACTTCTTGCCCAGAGATAATGTAGTTCAGAGAGCAGAGATCAAAAAGAAAACAGTAATAGATTACGATCCGACGGTTGCACAGGCTGATGAGTACAGAAAACTGGCTAAAAATATTGATGAGAACACTATGTTTGTCATACCCAATCCTATGACCCAGGACAGACTGGAAGAACTGATGATGGAGCATGGATTCATGGAAGGTTTGGACTAAGGCTTTAAATTTTGTAAATTGTTAAGATCAGTCTTATATAAGATAAATAATAGGGAGGTATTCATTTATGCTAATGATCCGGGCTATAGTACGGCCGGAAAAATCTAATATTATATTGTCTGAATTAAATGGGGCCGGTTTTCCGGCTGTTACTAAAATGGATGTAGTAGGGCGCGGAAAACAGAGAGGTGTTAAAGTCGGGGAAGTTGTCTATGACGAGATACCCAAAGAAATGCTGATGCTGGTGGTCAGAGATGAGGATAAGGATGACGTAATCAGCATCATTGCTAAAAATGCCAAGACCGGTGAAAAGGGTGCCTTTGGTGACGGTAAAATTTTTGTCACCTATGTAGAGGAGGCCTATACTATAAGCAGCGGCACCAAAGGACTGTAGGAGGAGGAAATATGAAGGAAATAATTGCCATTATTCGCATGAATAAGGTTAATATCACCAAAAAAGCCCTGGCCGATGTGGGAGTCTGCGGACTTCATGCCATAAAGGTGATGGGGCGAGGCAAGCTGATGGTGGATTTTTCTATACTTGATCAACTGGGTGTAAGAGAAGAGATAGGCGGTATTTTGGCCGATGGTTTATCCGGCGGCACCAGGTTGATTCCCAAGCGTTTGTTGACTATCCTGGCGCGGGATGAGGACGTGAAGAAAATAGTTGATACCGTAATAAAGGTTAATCAGGAAGGTAACAAGGGAGACGGCAGAATTTTTATAGCTCCGGTAATAGATGCTTACCGAGTCAGAACCGCTGAGAAGGGAGAAGCAGCAGTATAACTTAAGGAAGGGAGGTAATATTTGTGGCAGTAAACGAAAAAGATTTGTTGATGGATAAGCAGATAGAAGAGATGTTGAACCAGTATCCGGCTAAAGTCAAGAGAAACCGGAAAAACCACATAGTGCTCAATGATACTTCCTTGGAGCACCAGCAGATTGAAGCCAACACACGTACGATTCCCGGCATCATAACCAATCGGGGCTGTGCTTATGCCGGTTGTAAAGGCGTTGTATTGGGGCCTCTGAAAGACATGGTGCATATAGTTCACGGCCCTATCGGCTGTTCATATTATGCCTGGATGACCAGGAGAAATAAGGCCAAGTCAGAGGATCCCAAGAAAAATTTTCTCAATTATTGTGTTTCAACTGATATGCAGGAAAGTGATATTGTTTTTGGCGGGGAGAAAAAACTGGCCAGAATGATTGACGAAGTAGTGGAGATATTCAAACCAAACGCTATTACAGTATCCGCTA
Proteins encoded in this region:
- the nifH gene encoding nitrogenase iron protein: MRQIAIYGKGGIGKSTTTQNTVAALADAGKKIMVVGCDPKADSTRLLLNGLNQKTVLDTLRDEGEDVILEDVLRTGFKDVKCVESGGPEPGVGCAGRGIITSINLLESLGAYTDDLDYVFYDVLGDVVCGGFAMPIREGKAREIYIVASGELMALYAANNICKGVQKYAKTGGVRMGGIICNSRKVDKEYDLLKAFAEEIGTQLIHFLPRDNVVQRAEIKKKTVIDYDPTVAQADEYRKLAKNIDENTMFVIPNPMTQDRLEELMMEHGFMEGLD
- a CDS encoding P-II family nitrogen regulator, producing MLMIRAIVRPEKSNIILSELNGAGFPAVTKMDVVGRGKQRGVKVGEVVYDEIPKEMLMLVVRDEDKDDVISIIAKNAKTGEKGAFGDGKIFVTYVEEAYTISSGTKGL
- a CDS encoding P-II family nitrogen regulator encodes the protein MKEIIAIIRMNKVNITKKALADVGVCGLHAIKVMGRGKLMVDFSILDQLGVREEIGGILADGLSGGTRLIPKRLLTILARDEDVKKIVDTVIKVNQEGNKGDGRIFIAPVIDAYRVRTAEKGEAAV